A single genomic interval of Stenotrophomonas sp. ZAC14D1_NAIMI4_1 harbors:
- a CDS encoding TetR/AcrR family transcriptional regulator: MRTSKRDRILDAAVSVINRDGLGAVTFESVAAEAQLTRGGLLYHFPSREALLRGIDEHLVKAWEASMEALLGKRADEATALERYQTFVRVSAQSATRAELMFMLESMDPDAGERPWGPVVQRWAPSPPARAVADPAALDDFVARLAADGLWIYEAMYEGQLDAEVRAQLTERIAGLLSAGKA; the protein is encoded by the coding sequence ATGAGAACCAGCAAGCGCGACCGCATCCTCGACGCCGCCGTGAGCGTCATCAACCGTGACGGTCTCGGTGCCGTCACTTTTGAATCGGTGGCGGCCGAAGCGCAGCTGACGCGCGGTGGCCTGCTGTACCACTTCCCCTCGCGCGAAGCGCTGCTGCGCGGCATCGACGAGCACCTGGTAAAGGCCTGGGAGGCGTCGATGGAGGCGTTGCTCGGCAAGCGCGCCGACGAGGCGACGGCGCTGGAGCGGTACCAGACCTTCGTGCGGGTGTCGGCACAGAGCGCCACCCGTGCCGAGCTGATGTTCATGCTCGAATCGATGGACCCGGACGCCGGCGAACGCCCCTGGGGCCCGGTGGTGCAGCGCTGGGCGCCATCGCCGCCGGCCAGGGCGGTTGCGGACCCGGCGGCGCTGGATGATTTCGTGGCGCGGCTGGCCGCCGATGGTCTGTGGATCTACGAGGCGATGTACGAAGGCCAGCTGGATGCCGAGGTGCGTGCGCAGCTGACCGAGCGGATTGCCGGGTTGTTGTCGGCCGGCAAGGCGTAA
- a CDS encoding MFS transporter — MALSQPLAGAPALSRARRWALLFTVAAGLLLVTLDNSVLYTALPTLTEELSASAGQALWIINAYPLVMAGLLLGAGTLGDRLGHRRMFLIGLVVFGIASLAAAFSATPAQLIAARAFLAVGAAAMMPATLALIGLSFHEERERNIAIALWGSVAIVGAALGPIIGGLLLQHFWWGSVFLINVPVVVVAFIATLLLAPEGQRDTSRPWDMLSSLLALAALSGLVLAIKSLIATPPSYALGVGALLLAGVSGTAFARRQQRLAYPLLDFAIFRNPAFLAGTLSAVFTLFALAGLQLVTTQRFQLVAGFSPLQAGLLVSVAALGSLPSALLGGSILHRVGLRPLICGGLATGAVGVAVVAFGFPQGVGWVVAGMALTGVGMGAAISVASTAILNNVPAHRAGMASSVEEVSYEFGGLLAVALLGSLGAAMYGAFLPDAADMPAAAREGFTQALHLAREGGQGAWFAQAVAAYDRGYQIVLLVIMAVLAAGAAVLARLLRGRVGGRDGAGDRVK; from the coding sequence ATGGCGCTTTCCCAGCCCCTGGCCGGTGCTCCGGCCCTGTCCCGTGCCCGTCGCTGGGCGCTGCTGTTCACCGTGGCTGCCGGCCTGCTGCTGGTCACGCTGGACAACTCGGTGCTGTACACCGCGCTGCCCACCCTGACCGAGGAGCTGTCCGCCAGCGCCGGGCAGGCGCTGTGGATCATCAACGCCTACCCGCTGGTGATGGCCGGCCTGCTGCTGGGCGCAGGTACCCTGGGTGACCGGTTGGGCCACCGCCGGATGTTCCTGATCGGCCTGGTCGTGTTCGGTATCGCCTCGCTGGCGGCCGCGTTCTCAGCCACGCCCGCGCAGTTGATCGCGGCGCGTGCCTTCCTTGCCGTCGGTGCGGCGGCCATGATGCCGGCCACCCTGGCCTTGATCGGTCTCAGCTTCCACGAGGAGCGCGAACGCAACATCGCCATCGCCCTCTGGGGTTCGGTGGCCATCGTTGGTGCGGCGCTCGGCCCGATCATCGGCGGCCTGCTGCTGCAGCATTTCTGGTGGGGTTCGGTGTTCCTGATCAACGTGCCGGTGGTGGTGGTGGCGTTCATTGCGACCCTGCTGCTGGCGCCGGAAGGCCAGCGCGACACCTCGCGCCCCTGGGACATGCTGTCCTCGCTGCTGGCGCTGGCGGCCCTGTCGGGGCTGGTGCTGGCGATCAAGTCGCTGATCGCCACGCCGCCTTCGTATGCCCTGGGTGTGGGTGCGCTGCTGCTGGCAGGTGTCAGCGGCACTGCGTTCGCACGTCGCCAGCAGCGCCTTGCCTATCCGCTGCTGGATTTCGCCATCTTCCGCAATCCCGCCTTCCTCGCCGGCACGCTGTCAGCGGTGTTCACCCTGTTCGCGCTGGCGGGCCTGCAGCTGGTCACCACGCAGCGCTTCCAGCTGGTGGCCGGCTTCAGCCCGCTGCAGGCCGGCCTGCTGGTTTCGGTAGCCGCGTTGGGCAGCCTGCCCAGTGCACTGCTGGGTGGCAGCATCCTGCACCGCGTCGGCCTGCGCCCGTTGATCTGTGGCGGCCTGGCGACCGGCGCGGTAGGCGTGGCCGTGGTGGCGTTCGGCTTCCCGCAAGGCGTGGGTTGGGTGGTGGCTGGCATGGCGCTGACCGGCGTGGGCATGGGCGCGGCGATCTCGGTGGCGTCCACCGCCATCCTCAACAACGTGCCGGCACACCGCGCCGGCATGGCGTCGTCTGTGGAAGAAGTCTCCTATGAATTCGGTGGCCTGTTGGCAGTGGCATTGCTGGGCAGCCTGGGGGCGGCGATGTATGGCGCGTTCCTGCCCGATGCGGCGGACATGCCCGCGGCGGCGCGCGAAGGCTTCACCCAGGCACTGCACCTGGCGCGCGAAGGCGGGCAGGGGGCGTGGTTCGCGCAGGCGGTGGCCGCCTATGACCGTGGCTACCAGATCGTGCTGCTGGTCATCATGGCGGTGCTCGCCGCAGGTGCCGCGGTGCTGGCGCGCCTGCTGCGCGGGCGCGTGGGTGGCCGCGACGGCGCAGGCGATCGCGTAAAGTAA
- a CDS encoding DUF3299 domain-containing protein, whose protein sequence is MRTWIALALMLVLAGCERPVDTGVQALPPAPVQEGTATAAVAEQELDWLQMMPADELAALERGDGPEVKHSGNRRMAQFGTFRTVDAVLDRAVRLPGYVVPLANAADGRLSEFLFVPYYGACIHVPPPPPNQIVHVRLSRPIAMPDMYSPFFLAGTLRGERVDDDLAGSAYTMVDPQLRPYEP, encoded by the coding sequence ATGCGCACCTGGATCGCTCTTGCGTTGATGCTGGTGCTGGCCGGCTGCGAGCGCCCGGTGGATACCGGTGTGCAGGCCCTGCCACCTGCGCCGGTGCAGGAGGGCACAGCGACCGCTGCTGTCGCCGAGCAGGAACTGGACTGGCTGCAGATGATGCCTGCCGACGAGCTGGCCGCGCTGGAGCGTGGCGATGGCCCGGAGGTGAAGCACAGCGGTAACCGGCGCATGGCCCAGTTCGGGACCTTCCGCACGGTGGATGCGGTGCTGGACCGCGCCGTGCGCCTGCCTGGCTACGTGGTGCCGCTGGCCAATGCCGCCGACGGACGCCTGTCCGAGTTCCTGTTCGTGCCGTACTACGGCGCCTGCATCCACGTGCCGCCGCCGCCACCGAACCAGATCGTGCACGTGCGGCTGTCGCGCCCGATCGCCATGCCGGACATGTATTCACCGTTCTTCCTGGCCGGCACCCTGCGCGGCGAACGCGTGGACGACGATCTGGCCGGTTCGGCCTACACCATGGTTGACCCGCAGTTGAGGCCCTATGAACCGTAA
- a CDS encoding DUF3299 domain-containing protein → MNRNACVLVVMLLAACSRPGGDVPAAAAETPVGTTRPEAATTADTAAPGDAAITAWSDLMPEDDAFLRPPPQIGIDRSGGMGAMSGVGGLIDDTGSGTPPGAAIDHSSPDRAQQFGSAAVVDGLDGRAVDLDGYVVPLAMDDAGAVNELLFVPFYGACIHVPPPPPNQIIHVTLERPIALGNLWDAYRLSGHLRIKRFEADIASASYDADAATLTAIDR, encoded by the coding sequence ATGAACCGTAATGCCTGCGTGCTGGTGGTGATGTTGCTGGCTGCCTGCAGCCGGCCCGGTGGTGATGTGCCTGCCGCGGCGGCAGAAACTCCTGTGGGCACGACGCGGCCGGAGGCAGCAACCACGGCCGACACGGCCGCGCCCGGCGATGCCGCGATCACCGCGTGGAGCGACCTGATGCCCGAGGACGACGCCTTCCTGCGCCCGCCGCCGCAGATCGGCATCGACCGCAGCGGTGGCATGGGGGCGATGTCCGGCGTCGGTGGGCTGATCGATGACACGGGTTCGGGCACGCCGCCGGGCGCGGCCATCGACCATTCCAGCCCCGACCGCGCCCAGCAGTTCGGCTCGGCCGCCGTGGTCGATGGCTTGGACGGTCGCGCGGTCGACCTGGATGGCTACGTGGTGCCGCTGGCCATGGACGATGCCGGTGCCGTGAACGAACTGCTGTTCGTGCCGTTCTACGGTGCCTGCATCCATGTGCCGCCACCGCCGCCGAACCAGATCATCCACGTGACCCTGGAGCGGCCCATCGCACTGGGCAACCTGTGGGATGCCTATCGGCTGTCGGGCCACCTGCGCATCAAGCGTTTCGAGGCCGACATCGCCAGTGCGTCCTATGACGCGGACGCGGCCACGCTGACGGCGATCGACCGTTGA
- a CDS encoding ABC transporter permease, with protein sequence MLELAWASLRSRALSVALTVLVITLSVTLLLGVERVRVQAHEGFASTVSGTDLIVGARSGPVNLLLYSVFHIGDPTNNVSWQSYQELSTLPQVKWAVPLSLGDSWRGYRVIGTTAGYFQHYRYGAGHPLAFAEGTPFDDLYDAVIGADVARAQGVRVGDEMILAHGTAAVTLARHADKPFRIRGVLQRTGTPVDSSVLVSLPAIEAIHVDWRSGVQLRGHAVSAEEARHLDLTPTSITAFMLGLNSRIATFSVQRAINDYPDEALLAILPGVTLQQLWQSLGTAERALQLISAMVVLLGLVSLVALLVSTLQERRREMAVLRATGARPRYIASLLVLEAVATSGMACVLALAVLVSGSLAGRGWALANFGLSITHVWPDLGELAWVGGVLLLSALAGLVPALLAYRRTVADGLSAGG encoded by the coding sequence ATGCTTGAACTTGCCTGGGCCAGCCTGCGCAGCCGTGCGCTGAGCGTGGCCCTTACCGTCCTGGTCATCACCCTCAGCGTGACCCTGCTGCTGGGCGTGGAGCGCGTCCGCGTGCAGGCCCACGAGGGGTTTGCCAGCACCGTTTCCGGCACCGATCTGATTGTCGGCGCGCGCTCGGGGCCGGTGAACCTGCTGCTGTATTCGGTGTTCCACATCGGTGACCCGACCAACAACGTGTCCTGGCAGTCCTACCAGGAACTGTCCACGCTGCCGCAGGTGAAGTGGGCGGTGCCCCTGTCGCTTGGCGATTCCTGGCGCGGCTACCGGGTCATCGGCACCACCGCCGGCTACTTCCAGCATTACCGCTACGGGGCCGGGCACCCGCTCGCCTTCGCCGAGGGCACGCCGTTCGATGATCTCTATGATGCGGTCATCGGCGCCGACGTCGCCCGCGCGCAGGGCGTACGGGTGGGTGATGAAATGATCCTGGCCCATGGCACTGCCGCGGTGACTCTGGCCAGGCATGCCGACAAGCCGTTCCGCATCCGCGGCGTGCTGCAGCGCACCGGCACGCCGGTGGATTCTTCGGTGCTGGTGTCGTTGCCGGCGATCGAGGCCATCCACGTGGACTGGCGCTCCGGCGTGCAGCTGCGCGGGCACGCGGTGAGCGCCGAGGAGGCACGGCACCTGGACCTGACGCCGACCAGCATCACCGCCTTCATGCTCGGCCTCAACTCGCGCATTGCCACGTTCTCGGTGCAGCGCGCCATCAATGACTATCCCGATGAGGCCCTGCTGGCGATCCTGCCCGGTGTCACCCTGCAGCAGCTGTGGCAGTCGCTCGGTACCGCCGAGCGGGCGCTGCAGCTGATCAGCGCGATGGTGGTGCTGCTGGGCCTGGTCTCGCTGGTGGCGCTGCTGGTGTCGACCCTGCAGGAGCGCCGCCGCGAAATGGCCGTGCTGCGTGCCACCGGTGCACGGCCGCGCTACATCGCCAGCCTGCTGGTGCTGGAAGCGGTGGCGACCAGTGGCATGGCCTGCGTGCTTGCGCTGGCCGTGCTGGTCAGCGGCAGCCTGGCCGGGCGTGGCTGGGCGCTGGCGAACTTCGGGCTGTCGATCACCCATGTCTGGCCGGATCTGGGCGAGCTGGCCTGGGTGGGTGGGGTGCTGCTGCTGAGTGCGTTGGCCGGCCTGGTGCCGGCGCTGCTGGCCTACCGCCGTACCGTGGCCGACGGCCTCTCGGCGGGGGGCTGA